The Aminipila terrae nucleotide sequence GTCAATTTCGTTTAAATCCGCAACAATACTCCTTAAGATTCGATCCGGTGCTTCTTCATAAAGCTTGTCCACCCTGCAAATCTGTCCATTCTCGTCATATACAGGCTGATAATACTTAGGAATGTAAACACCTTGCAATTTAACCACTCTTTTATAAAAATCTTCTCTGTCTTCTCCTGCATTTTTGGAGGCCTGGTATTCATTAAACAGCTTTACCAGAATCTCTTCTCCATCCCCAATTAAGAAAATATCAACAATGTCGGCCAATGGTTCTGGATTATAAGCGCAGGGTCCGCCCGCAACAATAATTGGAAAACTGTCATCCCGATCTTCTTTTTTTAAAGGAATGCCTCCAAGGTCCAGAATATTTAAGACATTGGTGAATGAAAGTTCGTATTGAAGTGTAAAACCTAAGAAATCCACAGTATTTATAGGAGTTTTTGTCTCTAATGTAAAAAGCGGCAGGTGCTCGTTTCTTAAGATCTGCTCCATATCAAGCCCTGGGCAAAATACTCGTTCACAATACACATTTTCTTCTTTATTTAAAATATGGTATAAAATCTGCATACCTAAATAGGACATGCCTATTTCATAAGTATCCGGAAAAGCAAAACAAAATCTTGTTAAGCCCTCAGTAATTTCCTTTTTAACAGAATTAAGCTCCCCTCCAATATATCTGGCTGGCTTTTCAACTCTTTTAAGTATGTTGTCTAAATTTAAGTTCATTAAATTTTTTTACCTTTCTTTTTTCATTAATTCGTCTATGGTAACACCTAACCTGTCCTCTATCTTTGATAACAGTATTTCTGTTTCTGCCTGTTTTTTCTTAATCCTTATTACTGCATCTGGACGGTCTTTCACTTTATCTATAATATATGCCATGCGTTCGGATAAACCTACGTACTGATCTTCTTTTACCACTCGATCTCCAAAGCATACCATATCAACTTCCGTCAAATCCTCAACATCTTTTTTCAGCTCATAGGTCATATGAGCATGTATAATTTCTGCCTCCTCATCATAGCCTAACGAATGGGCTATTTGTGCACCTTTTTCTTCGTGATGTTCCTGAGTCCGGGCTATGTCATGAATTAAAGCTGCCCCCTGATTAATTCTATATCCAGGTGACTGCCCTTTTCATTTAATGCCGCTGCCAGTCTGACAGCAGCATCTGCTACCGCCTCACAATGTCTGATTACATGGGGGGGCGTATCATATTTCTTCAGTAATTCTGAACATTCTTCAACCGTTAAATATTTATGTGACATAAAACAACCGAACCTTTCAGTAATGATATATTTACCGCAACATTTTTCTAAATATTTATTATATCACATTTTTCCTGTAATTAGCCATAGTTTCCTCCGTATACTCTATGGCATTTTTAGTTTTGGCCTTTAATTCTCTGACATTATTAATGGTATTAATGCAGGTCTTTTTTACATCAGAGACTGTATAATCTTTACAAATAGCCATTTCACATTTATTTGTAATGCCTGCAATAGTTTTGTTGTCAGAAGCCTGACATAACGTAAAAATAAAGCCAATTAAAATGCAGATAATGATCTGTTTTACTATTCCCATATTTTTGTCCTCCTTATATTTTATTAATACGTGGAAGACCTTTAAATAATGCTATTATTAGCAAATTAACAGGCAGTCCTTGCAGAACTGCCTGTTAATTAATTAATACTCTTCAAAATATTCAAATTCATAATTAAATATTCTTATGGTATCGCCTTCTTCAAGGCCCATTTTCTTTAACTCATCTAAAGCGCCCTTCTTTTCAATATATTTATATAAATATCGTAAAGAGCCGCTGTCATTAAAGTTTGTTGAATCAAAAATCTTTCTAAGCTGCTTTCCAGAAATCTCATATGTGCCATCATCAGCAATGGAAGTATACACTTCCTTAAAGTCTTCTTCCATATCATCTCTTTCAAAGTCAAAGAATTCGTATTCTTCTTCTTCTGACTTTTCTAACGCAAGCTTGTCTAACATTGCTGCTGCTTCTGCCAGTAGTTCATGAATACCTACATTAATAGGGGCAGAAACCGGAAATACTTTTATTCCCTTAGCTTCCACATACTCCTTAAATTTAAGGTATTCTGGATCATTTTCTTCAACCATATCCATTTTGTTTGCAGCAACAATCTGAGGTTTTGAGGAAAGCTTCTCATTATATAATTTGAGCTCATTATTAATTTTATCAAAATCCTCTATAGGGTCTCTGCCTTCAGAGCCTGATACATCTACTACATGAATAAGAACCTTGGTTCTTTCTATATGTTTCAGAAATTCATGACCTAACCCTGCGCCCTGATGTGCACCTTCAATAATTCCCGCAATATCTGCCATTACAAATCCATCTCCGAAGATGGAAACTACCCCCAGATTTGGTGTTATAGTTGTAAAATGATAATTAGCAATCTTTGGATTTGAATTGGTAGATACAGATAATATAGTAGACTTACCTACATTAGGAAATCCAATCAATCCTACATCCGCTATCAGTTTAAGTTCAAGAACTACATTTCTTTCCTTTGCAAATCCACCTGATTCTGCGAAATTCGGAGCCTGGCGCACTGAATTTTTAAAATTCACATTTCCCTTACCGCCTTTTCCACCTTTCGCAGCTACAAAGTTATCTCCTGCCTTTACAAGATCCTTCATAACAAATCCAGTTTCTTCATCTATTACTACAGTTCCCGGCGGTACTTTGATAATAAGGTCCTCACCCATTTTACCGAACCTTTTTTTCTTCATACCGTCCTGTCCATTTTCAGCTTCATATTTTCTTTTATATCTAAAATCCATAAGAGTTCTAAGACTTGCATCGGCCATAAATATAACGTCTCCGCCTTTACCGCCGTCACCACCATCTGGGCCGCCTTCCGGAACGAATGGTTCTCTTCTGAAAGTTACTGCACCATTCCCTCCTTTACCTGATTTAATTGTTATTCTGGCTCTATCAACGAACATACCTGAGCCTCTCCTTCCTATACAGAAAATCCTGTTTACTCTCGTAAATTATTTTAAAAGCCCCTATAAATAGGGGCTTTAGAATCAATTTAAGCTTCTTTAGGATAAACGCTTACTTGCTTTCTTGTTTTGTCATATCTTTCGAACTTTACAGCTCCATCAATCTTAGCAAATAAAGTATCGTCTCCGCCAATGCCTACATTATTTCCAGGGTGAAACTTAGTTCCTCTCTGTCTAACCAGGATGCTGCCAGCACTTACATACTGACCGTCGCCTCTCTTAACGCCTAAACGTTTCGACTCACTGTCACGACCGTTCTTGGAGCTACCTACTCCCTTCTTACTTGCCATAGACTACACCTCCTTTTTTCCTGTGTTGTCTTGCTAATTTCTTAGCTATTATGATAAGCTAACCTACCAATGATTGTAAAAATTATTCTGCTGCTTCTTCAGCTTCAGCTGCAGCTTTAGTTTTTCTAGCTTTTCTAGCAGAAACCTTTTCGATCTTAATCATTGTATAAGGCTGTCTGTGTCCCTGCTTCTTTCTGTAGTCTTTCTTTGACTTGTACTTGAAGATGATAACCTTCTGACCTTTGCCATGTTCAACTACAGTTCCAGCTACATTACAGCTTTCAACGTAAGGAGCTCCAACCTTGATTGTTTCTCCATCGCTTAATAAAAGTACTTTATCGAAAGTAATCTTTTCGCCAGCTTCAATATCTAACTTTTCAACTGTGATTACGTCACCTTCCTGTACTCTGTACTGTTTTCCGCCTGTTTCAATTACTGCGTACATATTGTCTCTTACCTCCTCTATCCAGTCTCGCCATCCAAAGGTAGCAACTTAAAAGCTGCTTTTACAAAAACCCATTCTGAGCGGCTTACAATAAAGTATAATATCATATTGGACATACAGTGTCAAACGTTTTTTATGTAAACTATCAATTATTTTACTGTTCGATAACCACGCCGTCCTCGTCTACTAACAGACCGTCTTCCTTCTTTTCTTCCTCTGTTTTAGGCTTCATATTTTCTTTTAATAAGAATTCAACTTTATTTAAAATCTCCGGATTTTCCATCAGATATCTCTTAACATTTTCTCTTCCCTGTCCAATTCGGTTTCCATCGAAACTATACCAGGATCCGGCTTTTTCTACAATCTTAGCTTCAACAGCACAATCCAGTACATCACCTTCTTTAGAAATTCCAGTTCCATACATGATATCAAACTCAGCCTGTTTAAATGGAGGGGCAACTTTATTCTTCACTATTTTTACTCTTGTTCTGTTTCCCAGAACCTCATCACCCACTTTAATGCTTTCAATTTTTCTCACATCAAAACGCATGGTTGAATAGAATTTAAGAGCACGACCTCCTGTTGTAGTCTCAGGGTTTCCGAACATAACCCCCACTTTTTCACGCAGCTGATTTATAAAAATCACTGCAGTATTTGATTTGTTAATACTGCCAGTCAGCTTTCTAAGGGCCTGGGACATAAGTCTCGCCTGAAGTCCTACGTGGCTGTCTCCCATTTCTCCCTGGATTTCTGCTCTTGGAACCAATGCAGCTACAGAGTCTACTACTACAATATCCAGCGCACCACTACGAACCAGCATTTCACAGATTTCCAGTGCCTGTTCCCCTGTATCAGGCTGGGATACCAGCAGCTCATCTACATCTACCCCCAGATTTCTTGCATATTCAGGGTCAAGGGCATGCTCTGCATCAATAAATGCAGCTTTGCCTCCTGCCTTCTGCGCTTCTGCGATTACATGAAGGGTAAGGGTCGTTTTACCTGAAGATTCAGGTCCATAAATTTCAATTATTCTTCCTCTTGGAATGCCTCCTATACCACTAGCAATATCAAGGCTTACTGAACCTGTGGAAATAGCTTCAATATTTAATCTGGCCGTATCATCTCCCAGTTTCATGATTGCTCCCTGTCCAAACTGCTTTTGGATCTGAGCCATAGCTTCTTTAAGAGCTTTGTCCTTTTCATTTTTATTTATATTAATATTGACTTCCTTATTAGCTGCCATTTGTTTTCCTCCTAACCGTAGTGAACATTTGTTCTTTACTAATAATACCTTACCAAAAGAATTTGGTCAATAGTTTTTTGACTTTCTTTAGAAAATAAAGAAATGGAATTTATTGGATATTATTATATTAATATACATTATTTTCCAAGTCAAGTTATTTATGAACAATTGAAGTAAAAATTATTGGATAAGTTCTCTAATCATATCAAACATGTTCAATACTGACGTGGTTCTGTTTGATTTTCTGTCCCCCTGCAGTCTTAGTTCTCTGCACAGTTTTTTATTGTCAAATACCGCGCAGACATATACCAGTCCCACAGGCTTTTCTAATGATCCCCACCTGGCCCGGCCACACCTGTAACTGATACACCTATTCTTGTGTTGGCTTTTCTTTTTATTCCTTCGGCCATTTCCACTGCGGTTTGTTCACTGACAGCACCATATTTATCCAGAGTCTGGCTTTTCACACCCAGTTCTTCTATTTTCGCTTTATTACTATAGGTTACAATACCCCTGTCAAAAACTGCAGATATACCAGGTATGTCTGTCAATGTCTGGGCAAACATTCCTCCTGTACAGGATTCAGCACAGGCAACAGAAATGTTATAATCCATTAGCATTTTCCCTACTGTATAGGGCAGACTTACATCAAATTCAACACTTTCCTTTTCTGTTTTTTCATTCATTTTAAAAATCCTTCTTTCTTTTTATTAAAACAAAAGGACTGTCTTAAAAAATAAAATTTAAAACAGTCCCATCCACCGTATATTACATAGAAAATACAGTTTTATTCTTCACGATATATTCAATACCAGAATAAATGGTCATTATTAGTGATGCCCATAAGAATCCCTCCGCCAGCATAGTAATAACAGGCATTACTGAAGTTAATTCCTGCACATTTACCAGAAGCAGAAGAGGCACCGCAATCATCTGAAGTACGGTCTTTATTTTGCCGCTCATACCAGCAGCTATAACAATACCTTCCGATGCAGCTACTGTTCTCATACCAGCAATGGCAAATTCTCTTGCAAGAATAATTATAAGCATCCATCCCGGAACAAGGCCATTGTCTACCATTAAGCAAAATGCTGAATAGACTAAAATCTTATCCGCCAGAGGATC carries:
- the rplU gene encoding 50S ribosomal protein L21, whose translation is MYAVIETGGKQYRVQEGDVITVEKLDIEAGEKITFDKVLLLSDGETIKVGAPYVESCNVAGTVVEHGKGQKVIIFKYKSKKDYRKKQGHRQPYTMIKIEKVSARKARKTKAAAEAEEAAE
- the recA gene encoding recombinase RecA translates to MAANKEVNININKNEKDKALKEAMAQIQKQFGQGAIMKLGDDTARLNIEAISTGSVSLDIASGIGGIPRGRIIEIYGPESSGKTTLTLHVIAEAQKAGGKAAFIDAEHALDPEYARNLGVDVDELLVSQPDTGEQALEICEMLVRSGALDIVVVDSVAALVPRAEIQGEMGDSHVGLQARLMSQALRKLTGSINKSNTAVIFINQLREKVGVMFGNPETTTGGRALKFYSTMRFDVRKIESIKVGDEVLGNRTRVKIVKNKVAPPFKQAEFDIMYGTGISKEGDVLDCAVEAKIVEKAGSWYSFDGNRIGQGRENVKRYLMENPEILNKVEFLLKENMKPKTEEEKKEDGLLVDEDGVVIEQ
- the pgsA gene encoding CDP-diacylglycerol--glycerol-3-phosphate 3-phosphatidyltransferase gives rise to the protein MNLPNKLTVGRIIAVPFFVVLYMLGYNLIAFVLFIAASLTDMLDGKIARKYNLVTNFGKIMDPLADKILVYSAFCLMVDNGLVPGWMLIIILAREFAIAGMRTVAASEGIVIAAGMSGKIKTVLQMIAVPLLLLVNVQELTSVMPVITMLAEGFLWASLIMTIYSGIEYIVKNKTVFSM
- the obgE gene encoding GTPase ObgE encodes the protein MFVDRARITIKSGKGGNGAVTFRREPFVPEGGPDGGDGGKGGDVIFMADASLRTLMDFRYKRKYEAENGQDGMKKKRFGKMGEDLIIKVPPGTVVIDEETGFVMKDLVKAGDNFVAAKGGKGGKGNVNFKNSVRQAPNFAESGGFAKERNVVLELKLIADVGLIGFPNVGKSTILSVSTNSNPKIANYHFTTITPNLGVVSIFGDGFVMADIAGIIEGAHQGAGLGHEFLKHIERTKVLIHVVDVSGSEGRDPIEDFDKINNELKLYNEKLSSKPQIVAANKMDMVEENDPEYLKFKEYVEAKGIKVFPVSAPINVGIHELLAEAAAMLDKLALEKSEEEEYEFFDFERDDMEEDFKEVYTSIADDGTYEISGKQLRKIFDSTNFNDSGSLRYLYKYIEKKGALDELKKMGLEEGDTIRIFNYEFEYFEEY
- the rpmA gene encoding 50S ribosomal protein L27, which encodes MASKKGVGSSKNGRDSESKRLGVKRGDGQYVSAGSILVRQRGTKFHPGNNVGIGGDDTLFAKIDGAVKFERYDKTRKQVSVYPKEA